The nucleotide sequence GTTATTGATACTCTTTGTACTGTATCTTAATGTATTACCGTGTGACCAAAAACAACCATAAAATCACACGACTAAAACAATTAAATAGCCTTAAAATGAAATTAAGTATAACCTTAGATTATTTTTTCTCGAATTTAGATAATGTGTCTCATTTTTTTATTCCTTGGGATACAATGCGGAAAAAGCCCTTCTGAGCCGCATCACACGGTAGCCCCCGATTTCACCCTAGCCTATTcaggggataatttacaatgatcaattaacctatcttTGCGCTTtgaaaggaaacaggagcacccggaggaagcccacgtcgtcatgggaagaatgtacaaactccttacagacagcgacgggAAATGAACCCgtgtcaccagtactgtaaagcgttgagcTAACCACTACGTTAGCAGCAAGATATCCACAGAAGTGTAAAGTAACTTTTAATATTGCTTTCTTTCCTGGCCTTGCAAACATTTTTACCTATACCTTGCAAAGATCAGAAGATAAGTAAGAGGTACACGAGATacaaatattttatatataagaCGCATTATTGCCCTAGCGTAAGATTAATACAGGAGTATACGTGTTTCAAAAATTCCTGTAAACCTTTACAGGATAAATAATGATCGCAGAAAATTAGGCGTTTGTCCAATTATGAGATCCATTCCAATGCCAATAATAATTTGTCTCTAATCTAGACATTAACAGAAAGAGACTCATTTGCGCGGAGACAGTTTGATAACGGTTATGTTAATAGACTTGCGTTTAGAATTCTGGATCATTGATTTGGAGAAGCGAGTAACGTATGAGATTATATCAATCTGGGATCTGAAATAAAAAGCCAAACAACAGCGAATCTACCGGATTGTCATAAATACTCGTTTAAATTAGTAACGCTATGCACTGAAGGAAATTCTCCGTGCAAATCCAGTCTAGGTCTTAACTAATGCGCTTGATCCTTCAAAAGGCTGCACttatcattcagggcccccaTCAGCTCTTCTCATTCCTCCAACAGTGAGGGGGAACAGaaacctgaatacacacactcaaagttttcAGTACGAGAACCAGAATCAAGTTTGATATCACAGGCaaacgtcgtgaaatttgttgtcacgaGACAGCAGAGCGttgcaatacatattaattaaaactgaattacaataaTTAAATATATATAGTTATGTATAGTGAAATTAAACAAGTAGTAAGACATTGTTCATGAGTTAACTGTCCATTCATTAATCTGACGGCAGAGTACCTTTagtttgatagatagatagaaaatactgtatgccagtgatataatACCTGATTCTGCTTCTTATTCTGATACTTAATCACCTCCATTTCTCAGGACATTAGAGGTGGATAATAACAGATTCAGGGATATCACATCCCGTGAACCAAATGACCATGCCAAAGAAGTTGGGTTTGGGACAGGTACCTGGAGATCGACAGCGGCGCAGAATATAAATGATCACAGCAAGCGCCAACGTGAGGAGTACAGCAGGCAAGGCGAAAAACCCAGGAAGATAGACATTCTTCTGAATGGAGTCCTCGTGCCCTGTGCAGAAACATTAGTTCATTCTTTACTGCTAAAAATACTTTCTTCGAACGTTTTGGAGCCTTAACTAGTCGGTTCAGCGCCGCCTCGAGATGGCGAGAAGGTAGATGGAACATCAagtgtttatttttaaatattgccCTTTATGTGTTGTTTACTTCTACAGCTCTGGTTGTTATCTGTCAACAGTCGACATACCACACAGGATCAAGATGGTGAGTATACACACTACAGAGGATGATGTGTTTTCTCGGTAAATATAAGTTTATTTttagattgcaaatgtcactatgTCCTTTGCTCTTTGATCATCAGTGCCCGGCCAGACCTCGCGTTCATCGGGCTCACTCTACACAATGTGGGTTTAAATCTCTGACTAGAAAGCTGCTAGTAGTTTGTGATTCATTACTGCAAATTACTGCAAATCTTTGTAGCAGTACCTAATGTCGTCCCGCATTTGACCCCAAATTCTCCTCGGATGCACATCTCATATCGAATTGACTgctacaatgagagtgacactTTTCTAGCAAGAGATCTCCTCTGCAgtctacagcccagtccatcacagggaaagccctCCGCAACATTGAACTTATCTACAAGGATCGCTGTCACAAGAAATCAGAATacttcatcaaggaccccaccatccagatcataCTCTCTTCTCGTTGTTCCGATCGGGAAAGATGTACAGCAGCCTTAATTCCCACGCtagcaggttctggaacagttattacccttcaatcatgaGGCTCCTGGAAAAGCGTGGATAACTTTACTGACTTAAACAGAGAActaatttcacaacctatggactcacttacaaggacCCTACTACTGATGTTGTTAATTTTTATTCGTCTATctgttatctatttatttatttgtttgtataTTTACCTAGCTATTTATTTACTGTATCGctgtttattattgttgttgtatttgcatagtttatcttcctttgcatattggttgtttctcagactgtgtgtagattttttttaaactgaatcTATTGTAATTCTTAGTTTTACAATGAATACCGGCAAAAACGTATACGGTAACAAATGGGGAACAGATCGGATCGGGTCCGTTTTATGCCTCGTCCACGTTATTTTTTCTCGCTTATCTGTAGTGGAAAATTAAACCCCGCAACGTAATGGGTGTCACAGTCCGGGACCTGGCGTAGTCCCGGGTTAAAATTCCACCTGCTGCTGACAGGCTACATTTGCCTGTAATCATTATTTAAGTTAGAAACATCAGCGAAACGTGTAAATTCCGATTGAGTCATAAAACTACCCCATGCGTTAATCCTCTATTGTTTTCTTTGAAATTAGAGGAAACTGGCGGGGGGAGGAAGGAATTGGGGAGAGCGGGAATATTGAGCCGGTAGGTGAGGTAATGCAGACTTACATTTCACTGTGATTTCTGTCCCGGTTCCAAAAGCAGTTTCAGCGTTGGAAATCTGAATTCTGCAGTAATATTTCCCGCTTTCATTTAGTTTCAGATCATGGATGGTTATGGACGCCCATTCCCACGGAAAGCCTTCAGAATAACTTTTCAGAAGGCGGCCATTGTATGCTGCGCTTTTGTTGCAAAGTAAAGCACTTTCCTCGTCTTTGTACCAATCGATAGTATAAAGTGGTTTTTCTCCTTTTTGTGTTAACTTCCAGCAGAAGGAACAGTTCAGTTGCACCAAGCCACCTTCGGTAACAGTGACCCGCCGGGGCGTTTGCATGATTGTTAATCTTACTCCAGCAACTCCTGTAACAATAAACAATCTCCTTAATGACATTGCCACAATTTGATGATTGCATATTTTGCTAAAAACTGCTTGAAGTTCTACCCTCAAACAGGGAAaaaccctgcagatgctggaatccaaaaaacggacactggaggaactcagcaggcaagtcaacatctatggaaaagtgtacagtctgGAGTCAAGAGTGCTgactggactgctgagttcctccagcgttttatgtGTGATGCCTGAAGTTCTACTCTACTACCTAActtcaatttcaagttcaagtttattgttattcaact is from Hypanus sabinus isolate sHypSab1 chromosome 5, sHypSab1.hap1, whole genome shotgun sequence and encodes:
- the LOC132394822 gene encoding uncharacterized protein LOC132394822; the protein is MQTPRRVTVTEGGLVQLNCSFCWKLTQKGEKPLYTIDWYKDEESALLCNKSAAYNGRLLKSYSEGFPWEWASITIHDLKLNESGKYYCRIQISNAETAFGTGTEITVKWHEDSIQKNVYLPGFFALPAVLLTLALAVIIYILRRCRSPDKRSGSQVVSREVVKSQAELHTHLNSLPPPDQIDHKSVKPGIRHKAPGVTGSVSLAESDEGGVVYSQLRFQDHCEEHLPSKPAKSPGMKEEYVVYGAVSVRQL